A genomic stretch from Leptodactylus fuscus isolate aLepFus1 chromosome 10, aLepFus1.hap2, whole genome shotgun sequence includes:
- the MKI67 gene encoding proliferation marker protein Ki-67: MPLHGEIVIIKRNGTDGTRFPLTAKSCLFGRKPGCDIRIQLPHVSKEHCKVEVRDNGQVFIANVTSVNPTLLNGNTVNQPVPLKHGDIITIIDRSFRFEKLSAQQVKRRSAGLDSETFNVFASNQSSDTNETVRIETLVSNKTQRKSEGNIPKATHTRRSLQISSSSRRDLSPFGELYEILKSKVGAQNGKTPVKDKSSSPKNVALKRSLQIEDGAKSPVASKRNSRRSQSSDSSVTSHKEVVVEPRSASTGRVREASKSPSRSPKASAKESSPGKAAQESEQTTRRSSSKRDSQSVPPEQVAPTVNGNVEKRSPRRSAASAEQSKVVQVQTTPKIAKTPESSKPPRRSDPSTPVQPVLKNEDKSPSPGRRSVSLNKTPKTTPAKPVPEEKKNEAEPRKSPRKRRSDELSLPDPPPKRKRVSFGGHLSPELFDKRLPPNSPLKKGATPARRSLSLNSPRIVVRKSFGLRQSMIKEIFEQSESSSTSFTTPARSSKSSPAKSSSVTGSEKSPAKQSASVKTPAKSPSPARRSVSEKSPTVSRTSSAFTPVKNSPAKSPVKTPSTASPKLTPVKKSPSTSSPGKSPSRSPKKTPVKSPRGLPLKPVYTTPVKTSTKMSPLGKTPTVTKRSPVAKTPTSIKRSPVAKTPTPTKRSPVAKTPSPAKKSPVAKTPTKRSPVAKTPSPAKKSPVAKTPTKRSPVAKTPSPVKKSPVAKTPSKKSPVAKTPAKKSPVAKTPTKRSPVAKTPSPAKKSPVAKTPAKKSPVAKTPTKRSPVARTPSPAKKSPVAKTPTKRSPVAKTPSPAKKSPVAKTPAKKSPVSKTPAKRSPVAKTPSPAKKSPVAKTPAKKSPVSKTPAKRSPVAKTPSPAKTPTKRSLVAKTPTPAKKSHVAKTPTPAKRSPVAKTPTPAKRSPVAKTPTPAKRSPVAKTPTPAKRSPVAKNPTPAKRSPVAKVSTPAKKSPVAKTPTSAKRSPAAKTPGTPYVKGRFSVSRIDTPPQEKVLIELPVSQTPRIARKSLSVKKTPRRSRKLEAFELIRSKRRSGATEANLFVSRTWADVVKIGVAKSQKTTDKPVKKVAVTKKKLKHKTPMKKTKDVMSTGHADSPATILVGRAHTRTVNLTGYVPKVVRNQAVKLDRAHNESFTGVAELFSTPASNKQRKSNRLESSKTDSPNSVVVEMSVMQTPEESGEMVVSPLNSPNTTRRKQYSRDAVSRLLESPASPELSKNHKSAPKLVEETSKSKKDTRKSVGLSGVKRILTTPKQRGSPVTDPHALKKLLRTPKETESPQAYSRRSANLEVLGIDKLVKTPRQKGVPVEDFTGVQRIMKTPKQKVDPVEDFAGVRRVMRTPKEKVPPMEDMIGIKRIMRTPKEKSQPVEDMVGIKRIMRTPKERGQPVEDMIGIKRLMRTPKERGQPVEDFALNHLMSTPVESVQSIETTRPIEEIFGIRNLIKTPPKTKSGEVASTDLGTHSAKSSANRGRGRPAKRLSLLGDMTSGADAIETVQSQIVQESITKSTQEVVKSTPKRGRPSKSQDLSSPVPKEQAASAGEVVSPRRGGRPSSTGKSSKESASAEVTSPTRQGKSKTTAEQPKVSVSITDAKLTSPAHKGRTSIVAEAPKKSEVTSPKSRGRPSSISTSPKDTSAVTSPNQRGRPKVMAEEPKETLPVIDGPSKESVSEVTSPRRRGRPSSTSEAPKKSPAKSDKETPLPVSQKEPISVAESSGEVASPRRRGRPVSAAKATKEPLSAVDAKVTSPTRKGRLSATTEMPKEAAVSEVTSPARRGRPSSSTEVPKESLPVQVTSPSRHGKSKAVPEKSQETVLVADKVTSPTRKGRFSATVEVPKESAISEVTSPARRGRPSSSTEVPKESLTVSEVTSPTRRGRPKKSTVPVPEESVTIVKSKLTSPEHKEQPSTAPEVSKESVSEGKTTTQKGRGRQKVKADLPQEPSAPEVQVARGSRSKGPAETEVANTVAKELPTAQTRRGKPPAKASASIPEVDTSSPTRGSRSKGIAEVPKSPVPVLEKRRGRPKATDLTKESVSIVSEATAPTRGSRSKNIADASVESGPVVEDVTSQTRRGRHRKAEASQGVEEAASSTEVSDVTSPTRKGRARNIELPKETVPVSEVTSPKRGRKPAATEGELGSAQKPSEEAIEKPAKSTKKTARQNVKKSSKQSVEEQQAPEPEQTIVPAAENKTQLPPARERRKAAHTEPSSSEGETNSSLVGEQPEKLTTQASPVSRRGGRRRNAEELSNVEPDVSKPKTSKQATRNRGQSKDVTEEVKENADSTAPVENAKSPEPKSPKRSAKQTKDSVPEPPVESQPKSSRGRPSKRKEGNTDTEVSETEVSQKAVPARGRSRTARDVSNVSDTDEQTKGSNVKPQKSSRRNQGSHTDSSPEEQTKAVTSEEAEPATKATRGKKTLDSDEPQAVPEVKGRKNARGKTVQNIEDQTVSKSKAKSVQWHPLLATDAQSTTEVSAPEPNEGSTRGGRSKGKAVPNTSELAVPAKRSRRGNNQASTEETPAPVNAVSDVAEAAPRKRGRKANVEEKDAESNSTEVHTSPQRGRRGAKVLDSENNEVRNVEPSASRRQRGATTSKTPSENESTLSPVKSKSPKGNAGKEKTEESPKSTRGVKRKLPTAKAKSDSHEEPKTSSQPSESVLVETENIPAGRGRKNQKNAKTQKVEVQEAAPEKPTSMSESPAKRRKTEASPTATKKRSARQQTSKPENEKPSAATKTRTSTRSRK; the protein is encoded by the exons ATGCCTCTACATGGGGAAATAGTTATAATAAAAAGAAATGGTACAGATGGAACTCGCTTTCCGTTGACGGCAAAATCGTGTTTATTCGGAAG GAAACCAGGTTGTGACATCCGCATTCAGCTGCCACATGTGTCTAAAGAACATTGTAAGGTTGAAGTCAGGGATAATGGACAG GTCTTTATTGCCAACGTAACGTCGGTGAACCCAACTCTTCTCAATGGCAACACTGTTAATCAACCAGTACCCCTCAAGCATGGTGATATTATCACAATTATTGATCGCTCATTCAG ATTTGAGAAACTCTCTGCACAGCAAGTAAAGCGAAGATCAGCAGGACTTGATTCAGAAACTTTTAAT GTGTTTGCTAGTAACCAGTCTTCAGACACaa ATGAAACAGTGCGGATTGAAACGCTAGTATCCAATAAAACACAACGCAAATCTGAAGGCAATATCCCTAAAGCTACTCACACACGAAGATCGCTGCAGATTTCCTCTTCGTCCAGACGCGATCTGTCACCTTTTGGTGAATTGTACGAAATTCTTAAGAGTAAAGTGGGAGCTCAAAATGGTAAAACACCTGTGAAAGATAAAAGTAGTTCCCCAAAAAATGTAGCACTAAAGAGAAGTCTTCAAATTGAAGACGGTGCCAAGTCGCCTGTTGCGTCAAAGCGCAATTCTAGGCGAAGTCAATCGAGCGACAGCTCCGTAACCAGTCACAAGGAGGTTGTTGTGGAGCCCAGATCAGCGTCTACTGGAAGAGTCAGGGAGGCCTCAAAGAGTCCTTCAAGGAGTCCGAAAGCTTCCGCTAAGGAGTCTTCCCCAGGAAAGGCTGCTCAAGAATCTGAACAGACCACAAGAAGAAGCTCTAGTAAACGGGATTCTCAGTCAGTGCCTCCAGAGCAAGTTGCTCCCACTGTAAATGGCAATGTGGAGAAACGATCTCCCAGAAGGTCTGCAGCAAGTGCTGAGCAGAGCAAAGTAGTTCAGGTCCAAACTACTCCTAAAATCGCTAAAACGCCTGAGTCTTCAAAACCCCCACGCCGAAGCGATCCGTCCACCCCTGTACAGCCAGTGTTAAAGAATGAAGACAAATCTCCTTCTCCTGGAAGACGCAGTGTATCTCTCAACAAAACTCCAAAAACAACTCCAGCTAAACCTGTGCCcgaggagaaaaaaaatgaag CTGAACCAAGGAAATCTCCAAGGAAACGAAGAAGTGATGAACTTTCCCTTCCCGACCCACCACCCAAGAGGAAGAGGGTCTCATTTGGAGGTCATCTTAGTCCAGAGTTGTTTGATAAACGATTGCCTCCAAATTCTCCCCTTAAAAAGGGTGCAACACCCGCCCGACGAAGTTTGTCCCTGAACTCTCCTCGTATTGTCGTACGCAAGAGCTTTGGCCTTAGGCAATCAATGATAAAG GAGATTTTCGAACAGTCTGAAAGCTCCTCTACTTCATTCACAACACCAGCCAGGTCTTCTAAGTCTAGTCCAGCAAAAAGTTCTTCTGTGACTGGAAGTGAGAAGTCTCCAGCTAAGCAGTCTGCCTCAGTGAAGACTCCTGCTAAAAGTCCATCACCGGCTAGGAGATCTGTTTCAGAGAAGTCACCGACTGTCTCTCGGACCTCCTCTGCATTTACACCTGTGAAAAATTCTCCAGCTAAGTCTCCAGTGAAAACTCCATCCACAGCATCTCCCAAGCTGACGCCAGTTAAAAAGTCTCCGTCCACATCATCACCTGGCAAATCTCCATCCAGAAGTCCTAAGAAAACGCCAGTTAAATCTCCAAGGGGTTTACCGTTGAAACCTGTGTACACTACTCCAGTAAAGACCTCTACCAAGATGTCCCCGTTGGGTAAGACTCCCACTGTGACCAAAAGATCTCCTGTTGCCAAGACACCCACCTCCATCAAGAGATCCCCAGTAGCCAAGACGCCTACACCAACCAAGAGGTCCCCGGTAGCTAAGACTCCCTCACCAGCCAAGAAGTCACCTGTGGCCAAGACACCAACCAAGAGGTCCCCGGTAGCTAAGACTCCCTCACCAGCCAAGAAGTCACCTGTGGCCAAGACACCAACCAAGAGGTCCCCGGTAGCTAAGACTCCCTCACCAGTCAAGAAGTCACCTGTGGCCAAGACGCCATCCAAGAAGTCACCTGTGGCCAAGACGCCAGCCAAGAAGTCACCTGTGGCTAAGACACCAACCAAAAGGTCCCCGGTAGCTAAGACTCCCTCACCAGCCAAGAAGTCACCTGTGGCCAAGACGCCAGCCAAGAAGTCACCTGTGGCCAAGACACCAACCAAGAGGTCCCCGGTAGCTAGGACTCCATCACCAGCCAAGAAGTCACCTGTGGCCAAGACGCCAACCAAGAGGTCCCCGGTAGCTAAGACTCCTTCACCAGCCAAGAAGTCACCTGTGGCCAAGACGCCAGCCAAGAAGTCACCTGTGTCCAAGACACCAGCCAAGAGGTCCCCGGTAGCTAAGACTCCTTCACCAGCCAAGAAGTCACCTGTGGCCAAGACGCCAGCCAAGAAGTCACCTGTGTCCAAGACACCAGCCAAGAGGTCCCCAGTAGCTAAGACTCCCTCACCAGCCAAGACACCAACCAAGAGGTCTCTGGTAGCTAAGACTCCCACACCAGCCAAGAAGTCACATGTGGCCAAGACTCCCACGCCGGCCAAGAGGTCACCAGTGGCCAAGACTCCCACGCCGGCCAAGAGGTCACCAGTGGCCAAGACTCCCACGCCGGCCAAGAGGTCACCAGTGGCCAAGACTCCCACACCGGCCAAGAGGTCACCAGTGGCCAAGAATCCCACTCCAGCCAAGAGGTCACCAGTGGCCAAGGTATCTACACCAGCTAAAAAATCCCCAGTGGCTAAGACACCCACTTCAGCCAAGAGGTCCCCAGCAGCCAAGACCCCAGGCACACCATATGTAAAGGGACGATTTTCTGTTTCACGTATAGATACACCCCCACAGGAAAAAGTTCTAATTGAGCTACCAGTTTCACAGACACCAAGGATTGCTCGTAAATCTCTCTCTGTGAAGAAAACTCCTCGAAGAAGCAGGAAACTTGAAGCTTTTGAACTTATTCGTTCTAAGAGGAGAAGTGGTGCCACGGAAGCCAACTTGTTTG tgtctaGAACATGGGCCGATGTGGTGAAAATTGGAGTTGCAAAATCGCAAAAGACGACTGATAAACCTGTTAAGAAAGTAGCTGTTACAAAAAAGAAACTAAAGCATAAG ACTCCAATGAAAAAAACTAAGGATGTGATGAGCACCGGACATGCAGACTCTCCTGCCACAATCCTTGTAGGAAGAGCTCATACAAGAACCGTCAACCTTACAGGATATGTCCCAAAAGTCGTAAGAAATCAGGCTGTAAAACTTGACCGTGCCCACAATGAAAGCTTTACTG GTGTGGCCGAATTGTTCAGCACTCCAGCAAGCAACAAGCAAAGGAAGAGTAATCGACTAGAAAGCTCTAAAACAGACTCTCCAAATTCAGTGGTTGTGGAGATGTCAGTGATGCAGACTCCAGAAGAGTCAG GCGAAATGGTGGTTTCACCATTGAACAGTCCTAATACTACACGGCGTAAGCAATACAGTCGGGATGCGGTATCAAGGCTTCTGGAAAGTCCTGCCTCCCCAGAACTGAGTAAGAATCACAAATCCGCTCCCAAGTTGGTAGAAGAAACTTCAAAATCGAAGAAAGATACGCGGAAATCTGTGGGACTCTCTGGTGTCAAACGTATTCTGACAACACCAAAACAGAGAGGGTCACCTGTTACTGACCCTCATGCTTTAAAGAAACTGTTGAGAACACCGAAAGAAACTGAGTCTCCTCAGGCCTATTCTCGAAGATCCGCCAACCTTGAGGTGCTTGGCATTGACAAACTTGTGAAAACACCCAGGCAGAAAGGGGTGCCAGTGGAAGATTTCACTGGTGTCCAAAGAATTATGAAGACCCCTAAACAGAAGGTAGATCCTGTGGAAGATTTTGCCGGTGTGAGACGCGTCATGAGAACCCCAAAAGAAAAAGTACCACCCATGGAAGATATGATTGGCATCAAGCGAATAATGAGAACACCCAAAGAGAAATCACAACCGGTAGAAGATATGGTCGGAATAAAACGCATTATGAGAACCCCCAAAGAGCGCGGTCAGCCAGTGGAGGACATGATTGGAATAAAGCGCCTAATGAGAACCCCTAAAGAAAGGGGGCAACCAGTCGAGGACTTTGCACTAAATCATTTAATGAGTACTCCAGTTGAAAGCGTCCAGTCAATAGAAACTACCCGTCCAATAGAAGAGATATTTGGAATAAGAAACTTGATCAAAACCCCACCCAAAACAAAGAGTGGAGAG GTTGCATCAACAGATCTCGGGACTCACTCTGCAAAAT CATCTGCTAATCGAGGAAGAGGAAGGCCAGCTAAACGTTTGAGCCTTTTGGGTGACATGACATCAG GTGCAGATGCCATTGAGACCGTCCAATCACAAATTGTGCAAGAGTCTATTACAAAGAGCACCCAAGAAGTTGTTAAATCTACACCAAAGAGAGGCAGACCATCTAAGAGCCAGGACCTTTCTTCCCCAG TGCCCAAGGAACAAGCTGCATCTGCTGGCGAAGTGGTGTCCCCTAGAAGGGGAGGAAGACCGAGCTCTACTGGTAAATCCTCAAAAGAATCTGCCTCTGCTGAAGTGACATCCCCTACTCGACAAGGAAAATCTAAAACTACAGCAGAGCAACCCAAGGTATCTGTTTCCATTACTGACGCCAAGTTGACATCACCAGCACATAAAGGAAGAACTAGCATTGTAGCAGAAGCTCCCAAGAAGTCTGAAGTGACTTCCCCAAAAAGTAGGGGAAGACCAAGCTCCATTTCTACATCTCCCAAAGACACTTCTGCAGTGACCTCTCCAAACCAACGTGGAAGACCTAAAGTCATGGCAGAAGAACCCAAGGAAACGCTACCCGTCATTGATGGGCCTTCCAAAGAGTCTGTCAGTGAGGTGACTTCACCAAGGCGTAGAGGAAGACCAAGCTCTACATCTGAAGCTCCTAAGAAGTCTCCTGCAAAATCTGATAAAGAAACACCATTGCCAGTGAGCCAAAAGGAACCCATTTCTGTTGCTGAAAGCAGCGGTGAAGTGGCGTCCCCCAGACGTAGAGGAAGACCAGTTTCTGCTGCTAAAGCCACTAAGGAACCACTTTCTGCTGTCGATGCTAAAGTGACTTCCCCAACACGTAAAGGAAGACTTAGTGCCACTACTGAAATGCCTAAGGAGGCTGCAGTTAGTGAGGTGACATCTCCAGCGCGTAGAGGAAGACCAAGCTCCTCTACAGAAGTACCCAAGGAATCTCTTCCAGTTCAAGTGACTTCCCCATCTCGTCATGGAAAGTCTAAAGCTGTGCCAGAAAAATCTCAAGAAACTGTTCTTGTCGCTGATAAGGTAACCTCCCCAACTCGTAAAGGAAGATTTAGTGCCACTGTTGAAGTGCCTAAGGAGTCAGCAATTAGTGAGGTGACCTCTCCAGCGCGTAGAGGAAGACCAAGCAGCTCTACAGAAGTACCCAAGGAATCTCTAACTGTTTCTGAAGTGACTTCTCCAACTCGCCGTGGAAGACCCAAAAAAAGCACCGTACCAGTGCCTGAGGAGTCTGTTACCATTGTAAAGAGTAAGTTGACATCACCAGAACATAAAGAACAGCCCAGCACCGCACCAGAAGTCTCCAAGGAGTCTGTTTCTGAAGGCAAGACAACAACACAGAAAGGCAGGGGTAGACAAAAAGTCAAAGCAGATTTACCCCAGGAACCTTCAGCTCCTGAGGTGCAGGTAGCTCGTGGAAGTAGGTCTAAAGGCCCCGCTGAAACAGAAGTAGCCAATACAGTGGCAAAGGAGTTGCCAACTGCCCAGACACGCAGAGGTAAACCACCTGCGAAAGCATCCGCTTCAATCCCTGAGGTGGATACCAGTTCACCAACACGTGGAAGCAGGTCTAAAGGAATTGCAGAAGTGCCAAAGTCTCCTGTTCCAGTTTTAGAGAAGCGCAGAGGAAGGCCAAAGGCTACAGATCTTACTAAGGAGTCCGTTTCAATTGTCAGCGAGGCAACTGCACCGACTCGTGGAAGTCGGTCAAAGAATATTGCAGATGCATCAGTAGAATCTGGACCAGTTGTAGAGGATGTAACTTCACAGACGCGCAGAGGAAGGCATAGAAAGGCCGAGGCATCCCAAGGTGTGGAAGAAGCGGCTTCATCTACAGAAGTTTCTGATGTTACATCGCCCACACGCAAGGGACGAGCTAGGAACATAGAATTACCCAAAGAGACTGTGCCCGTTTCTGAAGTTACATCACCTAAACGAGGGAGGAAACCTGCGGCTACTGAAG GAGAATTGGGCTCTGCTCAAAAGCCATCTGAAGAAGCAATTGAAAAGCCTGCCAAATCCACTAAGAAAACCGCCCGGCAGAATGTTAAAAAGTCCTCAAAACAGAGCGTAGAGGAACAACAAGCACCAGAACCTGAACAGACCATAGTTCCAGCTGCAGAAAACAAAACCCAACTACCTCCTGCAAGAGAAAGGAGAAAAGCGGCACACACTGAGCCCTCATCTTCTGAAG GAGAGACTAATTCAAGTTTGGTCGGTGAACAACCAGAAAAGTTAACCACTCAGGCTTCACCTGTGAGCAGACGAGGTGGAAGACGAAGGAACGCTGAAGAACTTTCCA ATGTTGAGCCTGATGTTTCCAAACCAAAGACATCCAAACAGGCAACCAGAAACAGGGGCCAATCCAAGGACGTAACAGAAGAGGTGAAAGAAAACGCAGATTCAACCGCTCCAGTAGAGAATGCTAAGAGCCCCGAGCCTAAATCTCCAAAAAGATCAGCTAAACAAACAAAGGACTCTGTACCTGAACCCCCTGTTGAAAGTCAACCTAAGAGTTCACGTGGCCGACCGAGCAAAAGGAAAGAGGGCAATACTGACACTGAGGTCTCTGAAACTGAGGTGTCTCAGAAGGCAGTTCCAGCAAGGGGAAGGTCTAGAACGGCAAGAGACGTTAGTAATGTATCTGATACCGATGAACAGACCAAGGGATCTAATGTCAAACCGCAAAAAAGCTCAAGAAGAAATCAGGGTTCACACACAGACTCAAGTCCTGAGGAACAGACTAAAGCTGTCACTTCAGAAGAAGCAGAACCTGCCACAAAGGCAACACGGGGTAAGAAAACGCTTGACAGTGATGAACCCCAGGCTGTGCCTGAAGTAAAGGGCAGGAAGAATGCAAGAGGTAAAACTGTGCAAAATATAGAAGATCAGACTGTCTCTAAATCAAAGGCAAAATCTGTACAATGGCACCCTCTGCTGGCCACTGATGCTCAAAGCACAACAGAAGTATCTGCTCCGGAGCCCAATGAGGGATCTACTCGAGGTGGTCGTTCTAAAGGAAAGGCTGTACCTAATACTTCAGAGCTAGCAGTCCCTGCTAAGAGATCCCGTAGAGGAAACAATCAGGCCAGTACTGAGGAGACTCCAGCGCCAGTCAACGCTGTATCGGATGTTGCAGAAGCCGCACCTCGTAAAAGAGGAAGAAAGGCAAACGTGGAAGAGAAAGATGCAGAGTCTAATTCCACAGAAGTTCACACAAGTCCACAGCGGGGCCGACGAGGAGCTAAGGTCTTAGACAGTGAAAATAATGAAGTTCGTAATGTTGAACCGTCCGCTTCAAGAAGACAGAGGGGAGCAACAACTAGTAAGACCCCCTCAGAAAATGAAAGTACCCTGTCCCCTGTTAAATCTAAGAGTCCAAAGGGAAATGCTGGTAAAGAGAAAACTGAAGAAAGCCCAAAGTCCACAAGGGGAGTGAAAAGGAAATTGCCAACTGCCAAAGCAAAAAGCGACTCTCATGAAGAACCCAAAACTTCTTCCCAGCCCAGCGAATCCGTCCTAGTCGAAACAGAAAATATTCCTGCTGGTCGTGGTaggaaaaatcaaaaaaatgccaaaacCCAAAAAGTTGAGGTACAAGAGGCAGCTCCAGAAAAGCCCACATCAATGTCTGAATCACCGGCAAAGAGAAGGAAGACAG AGGCATCTCCCACAGCAACTAAGAAAAGAAGCGCAAGACAACAGACCTCTAAACCTGAGAACGAAAAGCCATCTGCCGCGACGAAAACGAGAACAAGCACACGGAGCAGGAAATAG